The Hordeum vulgare subsp. vulgare chromosome 7H, MorexV3_pseudomolecules_assembly, whole genome shotgun sequence DNA window TAGAGACTCATCATGTCCATGTGCATCAATAGATTAAGTACCTGGAAACATTTTGCACAAATTTGTCAAGAAAATGGAACCAGATCAAGTTGTTAAAATCTCATATGCGTATTAAAAATATTCGATCAAAAGATTATCATGATATCATAGGTAACAATATAGTTTCTATAAAAGTTACCCACTTGTTATAGCAGAAGTTTTGTCACTTTATATTAAACAATCTTAAAAGTGATACGAAAAAACGTTTCATGTTTTGATAGTAAATCTGACATGTGTAATCATATAACTAATAAACTGAATGCCACAATATCAGTAGGTCTGCTAATAGCCCGTAATCTCATAGTACTGCATATGTTTGTTGCAATTTAAATGTATCCAGATAATGAAAAAAGGTAAGTTGCAAGTTTGACAGCAAGTGTTATTTCCTTTGATTATTTCAGCAACATATAGGAACCAAACTGGGAGAGACTTAAGTAAATATTATTGCCGACATTGTATTTCTCTGAGTCTGCAACAAGGAAGCTGAAAGTAATGACTCTTCTCAATATTTTTGCCAACTCTTGAGCAAAAAAGACTCTTCTCAGCACTGATAAAATGTTGATAAAAGTAGAAGTGAATTATTTTATTTCTGTCATAACCTCAAGCAATATTTCCAGGCAACCCCTTGCTATAGTACTtgattataataaagagtgtatttCAGCCATCTGCATGATTTAGATTGAAAAGGTAGCTCAAGCTAAATACCTCCTCCAAGCTATACCTTACAACTGCAATGATGAAAACCATAAGAGATCTGTTACCCGGGCTACATGCTTAGGGAGCTTGACTTACAAACACTCCCTTCTCCCATAACTCAGATATACTAATGTGAAGAACCTTGAATATCTACATCCACAAATACTCTCTACTTCTTCAAATCAACTGAATTATGAAGAACCACTAATTTCGCTTTCGGCAAATATAGACAAGCATTAGGACTGCAACTCAAAACGCTTGTGTCTCCGATAACTGAACTGAAGCGCAAACAACCAAAAATCTTGGGCGCTACTGATGGACAGAAGAATGGACAATATCTAGAGGAGAACCAAGATCTTTCTAGACTTCTCAATGATGCTGGCACACCAGAGTCTGCTTGAGAAACTAAGAAAGCGGCTAGTTAATAAGAACAGAACAAATATAAGTACAAAAGTCAAGTTTAGACTCCTAGCTCAGATGAATGGTTGTCAAACCCTAAGGGCACCATAGATGCTATAAAAAATCATATGCAAGAAAAATGTGGGTTGAGAACACTACTGTGCAAGGTGAGAGCAGCAAGCATGCAGGTGAGCAGAGGGACAGAACACCATTATCCTCTCAAGAAAGCAGCAGCCTGGAAACACTGGTTGAGGATGTGCGGCTACAAAGTACATCAGCAGGTTCATGGAGATGCAATGACTCCAGAATCTCAATGAGAAAGCTCGAGCCACCGAGCAAACACCATGGAGCAGCAGTGTAGCTCAGAGTTCACTTTTCCACTCTCATGTATCATTTGCTGACAATGGAAACTCTCGGGGGTGCTAGTCACACCAAGGCCACCAACCACTGGCTTAGGAACACGGCGAACACAGTACGATGGAGGTTGCAGAACCACCTGCAGGTTTTCCAGGAAATAAAAAATGACACGAACCAAAATGCTGCATAGCTAGATCTGTATTCCCCACTCACTGTTGATGGAAATTCTTCCCAGTAAGTAGTGGTTGTTGTTTCCCACCAGAGATGAGACTAGTACATATCATTTGTTTCTGAGAAGAAGCATTAGCATTGAAGTGTCAACAGCTCAAGGGGGATTAGTTACAACAATCATGTAGAGCTAAGGAACTTGTCAAACATTGTCAATAGTTCATGTTCCTAAAAAGTCCATGAATCATACTCTCTTCATATCCATACTCTGATCAACTTACTTCATTTGTGATCTGATCATTGTATAAAGGGATCGATAACTAGTCTGGTGGTACCATTTTTTTAATTCTAACTCACACTTGGAGTAACACAAGATTAGTGCCTTGTATTGTTAGTTTGAAAAATTCCTGTAGAAATTAATGCCCCGCTTAAATTGCAGACATGAATTATGAAATGGAGGAAATTAAACATGACACTTCTTGGTACATCCACCTCCTATTTTTTTTCTCCTAGAATATGCAAGTTTATATTGTTGCAGCTTACAATAATGCAACAACAATGCACATAGACCTTAGAAAATGTAGATTGAGTTGTTACCTTGACAATATGCTCCAGAATCCTGACTTGTGTCTCGATTTCAATACTTTTGTGTTTAAAGGATATGAATTAGCTTTGGTTAGTGCATTTATGAACGTACCATATGTGAAGAGGTCCAGCTTAAGCTTAGATGCAATGATCTCATTCCAAACCCTTTTAGCATCAGGCAGGCTTCCCTTGACACACCAACCGTTAAGAATGATGTTCCAGCTCTTTATGATAGGAGGGAACTCatctttcttctgaagaaagaggGCCTCAGCCTCCTCGACGTGCTTGTAACGACAGAGCGACATCAGAAGTATGTGGAATCCAACCAAGTCAACCTCAAACCCATAATCATTAATCTTGTAGAATATCTCGATCGCTTCTTGCACCTTGCGAGCCCCTGCATACCGTTTCAACAGGACATCAAACATCCTGTTCGTTACGACCAACCCGCGACGTTGTTCAGGAATCTCATCGAAGAGCTGTCTCATAAGCCTGACCTTCTTCATCCACCCAAGGATGTCAAGCATCTCGATGTATATCCTCGGACCGTGCTCATACGTAGGCAGACCAGCCGCCCAAGTGAAGAACAGTAGCGCGACCTGCCAATTGGACCTCTGCTTCTGGAGGACTTTCAGAACAACATCCCCGTCAATCTCATCGGCAAACCGACATAGGTCTTTGCTGAAGTCAGCATCAGCATCACAAGACTTGAGAACTCTTAGAACTTCACCGACGTGGACATCTAGGGAGTCCCCTGAAGTGCTGGTATGGCAAAGCCTTGGCGACCCGAGAACATATCCTCTTGGAACAATGCTTGGGCGGAAGCTTGGAGGAAATACTGCATCAGGAAGCACCTCCGACACATTCTGTCGAACAGTCGGCATGCACCAACCGAAAACAGCGAACCACCTATGAACTGTGCACAAAAATGTTTTGAGTTAGCATCTGTATcgagtttccatggcttgtcactTTGTTTTCCCAATGCTACGTCTGGAAATCGTGCGAGATGGGATTAACGGACGCGTTCGCTTGATGGTCGAGGAGGGTAATAATGGGAGCAAAGAGAGGCGCAAAGGAGGGGCTGGGTAGTATTCGTACCGTAGATGGGGTTTCTGGTCCTGAATGCTGAAGCGAGGACGGCGTACGCCGGCGCCGCCGGCATCGCGCAGGAGGTGCACACAAGGGAGGGCGGCGTGAGCGCGTGCACGAGGATGACCGGCTGCCAGCCTTGCGCGCTCGGTCGAGCCCGCCAGCGGAGGGCCACAGAGTAACGTGCTCCAAGCCAACGCCGGTGCCGACTCGGCGGTCGTGAGTTCCCGGCGACCTCCACAGCCGCACGTGTTGGCCGTGGTGGAACTGCTCCATGGGTCACTTGAGCTGGACCGATGcggaggggagggggtgggctCTGCGCGGCGGAGACAGAGAGCGGGTTCTTGGTTTCTTGGCGCTCCGACGACGGGGAGAAGAGGAAGAGCACGGTTGCCTTgcctggcggcggtggtggttcgGGCCGGGGGACGCCATGGCACGGCGGCGATTGCGATGCGGTGGGGCGCAGGAGGTGAGGATGAGGACGAGAGAGGGCTTGCTAGGTTTGGGGGCGTGGGTGGCAGGGAGATATATTtttgctggtgcgccattagtaaccagggttactaatggcagatcgctagctggtgcgccattagtaaccagggttactaatggcgcaccagctggtggtgcgccattagtagttttgcaaaaaaaaatatagtagtggcgcaccacctacagatgcgccattagtaaccctggttactaatggcgcaccagttgggggtgcgccattagtagttttgcaaaaaaaaattatagtagtggcgcaccacgtacggatgcgccattagtaaccctggttactaatggcgcaccagctggtggtgcgccattagtagttttgcaaaaaaaaatatagtagtggcgcaccgagtgtttggtgcgccattagtgtccatcacactaatggcacacctgcacatggtgcgccactgctatatagtagtggcgcactacttgtctagtgcgccattagtgtctatatcatctatagcccttttcctagtagctgAAGCATCATCATGAATATCATCAAAAGAAGAAGTAGTGTCTATTACTTATGACCTATCAAATTGAATAGGAGGTGGTGGTATCGCAAACTGATTTAAAacaaaaggtgaatcaagtgtagagctaggtgGCAGTTCATTACCCCTCCTCGTCTTAGAGCGCATGATCTTCTGTTTTAGagtctctcagattcttcatagtataTATATTTCAGCAGACATTAAACTCACAAGTAAACTTATTAAATAAAGTTGTGCTCTtcaacaatggtgccagaaaatagtcttgatgacccacaagtataggtgatcgcaATAGTCTTCGAGGATAGTGTTTCACCaaaatttattggttcgacacaATAGTACCAAAGAATATTTGTAAGTCTTAAAAGTTCAGTTcttaattcaaccacacatgagaaGTCACTCCTTTCTACCAATTTATTAGTAGCACAATAATATCATAATATTGATAGCAATGGTAATAGTAGTAACGGTACCAGTAGCAGTAGTTCTGTAACAAGTGTAACAGTAGCATCGATAGTAACTTGAGCAAAGAAAATATTATGAAGGCGTGTGTATGGAGTAAAGATGGATATTTGGATGAAACTCATTATGTAGGAGCCACAACCTCGAGTGGCAGATtagtagctccaattcatcaattctATGTAGGTATTTATTCTCTATATAGTCATAAGtttttgcgataagaacttgcatgacatattttgtcctaccctcccgtggcagtaggGCTGTAACGGAAACTAAGGGTAATTAAGGTGCTAATTTTAAtgaagaaccagaacaaagcattagcaaatAGTTAATACATGAATTCTTTAAATTACAGTCATCCTCGGAGGGTATCGAGATTTTTGCCACCTTAGGGCCTACGGATTAGAACAATAACATGTCcacataacttgcaagatcgtatcAAGAactcaaatatattcatgaaaatataataggtttTCATCTAAAATCATGTAACTTGGGCCCAAACattaagcacaacaaagtcatagcaacatcaatctcagaacatagtggatactagggattaaggcCTAACAGATTGACTCGATTACATGACGAATTTCATCCATCTCCATCTACATCCAGTATATCTACAATAAGATTACTCACTCCCCGTGGTGAGCATCATGAGGTTGTTGATGACGACCGCGATGAATTCCCTTCTCtgaagccccaaacggactccagatcaggcctcccgatgaagaacaggaggtggcggcaaatACTTATTGTAAGACGTGATAAAACCTTCTCTCTGTTATTTTCCTTGAGAAGACGGTATATGTAGATTTTGATTAGGGAAAATGAAGGCTTGAGGGACCCACAAGATCACATGGGCGTGCCCCAtgagcttgtggcttcctcgtggaCCATTCGGTAATTCTTGGCACCTATATTTTTTATGTGTTCGAAAACAATTCTccataaagttttattcaattcgAAGAAATTCTATTTTTacacaaaaaaacaacaagaaaCTAGTTCCGTTAAAAATAGCACCGGTCCGGGTTAATTTCATTCTACTCCTGCAAATTGGTTGCCAAAACAAAAGCAAAattgtttgaaaaagtagatatatTGGGGGCGTATATATCAAGAAGCATCGCCGCCATGAGGGCTTTGTGAGTCGAAAAATAGGTCGGCCACTTGCAAGGCGATTGTGGGTGTGGCGCATCAACCGAGGATCATCCTCGTGCTCCTTGAAAACATAAAGTTTACTTTTACAGAAATTGATTTTATGACCTTAAAGCTCCTCAAAAGCACAGAAAAAGTATGATGGCATCCGCATACTGTGAAATAAACAAAGTCATCATACTAAATAACGAATTATCCCGTTAATACAACCGGACACTTTAGCCAATTCAACAAGAATAATTAACATGTCTCACATAATATTGAACAAAATAGGGGACATTGGATCTCCTTAGCAAAGACCCTTCTGGGTTGGACCCGGAAATAGATACCAACATCGTTGAACTTGATGGCAACACTACTGTCAGAGATGACaccttttttgcaaaaaaaaccttCATGCGAAGAGTTTGAAGAAGAGAGGGTCTCTTGGCATTATCATAGGTTTTTTAAAGTTAATTTTCAAGATAACTCGGCTCAACTTTTCCAGGGAAGCTCATGTATAACTAAGACTGGACAGAACGAGGAGGCTTTCTGACCCGCTCGTGGCCCGTTAAGGACCGGACCGCGTGGTACAGGACCGACAAAAATTCTGGTCGGTTCAGGCTGCCATTTTCAACCCAAAAAAAATCTCGGTCCGGTCCGGTCTTTAACTAAGCTGCCATCGGTAGCCCCCGGATGAACCACCGTGTCCTTCCCATGCACCGTAGCCTCTTGCCGACGCTCGCCATTGCTGTCGTGCGTGCACTGCCTCCGATCTGGAGTTCTCCAGTCCCGACTATGGAATCGGAACGAAAGAATAGGTAGGAACGGGGATTGCGGCCGTCCCATCCCACGTACACCCGTACGTAGTTATGTTGCCGTTGCATGAGCAGAAATTTAGCCATCACACGAGCTCCCGTAACGGGCTGATCTAACTAACCTGAACTAAGATAAGACGGTTACATGCCCACGTTGCATGGCCCGTTACTTGAGCACAGCATGCACACCGGCCACCGGCTACCCAGGTAGGCGAATGCCTTGTTGGCGCCACCAGGTAGAACTGGGGCACGGTGTCGAACGCTTTGACACCGCCGCTGCTGTTCGAGGCATCCCTGTGTTTCTTCTCCACGTGAGCGAGGACTGTCAGTTTAGAAAATTCAGTTTCATCACGTTCAGAAAATTCAGTTCGCCAGTTTCGTCAGAGTTTCAGCTGACAGTTTTTCGGGCACGTTGTCCACTTCGTCAATTCACTCGCGCACCTAGTGTTGAGTTAAGCTCCATCGTACTGAACTGTCATTTAGTTTTTTCAAGTCGAAAGATTAAGTCGGCACATCATCTTAAGATTGATGAAGTCGTCAGAAAGacctgaaataaattcagaaaaatgcaAGAATCAATGTAAAATCTGAGATTTCAACTCTGATGGGCAGGGATACCAGAGTACTACTAACCATTCAACCACAAATTAGTTTGCATAGACAGTGTTGTTTAACCATGTAGAGATTGTCCATGATGTGTCCATGAGATGGCACGGTTATATCGGAtcgtgcgtcaaaaggaagagcaGAAAATATGCAGACAATTGTGCATCCTATAATGTTCTCCACTTAATGCGTTCGTGCGTGTCTTCTTTCTCCTTTACTCCTTTCTGGCGTGTGTACGTCCACCCTCCTGTGTGTGTTGATTCACGGCTTGATCTAACAGGTTGCCCACCTGGGCGCTTCATGGGCACACATCAACACCGTTGATTGTTGACCGGTCCATTCGGTCTGGTCCGGGCTTCGGGTCCGGTCCGTGAAAGCAGAACCGCTCGGTTGCTCGGTCCGGTCCAGTCCGGACCGCCACCGGCCGGTTCAAACGACGGCTTGGTCAGGGACGGTCCGGTCCGTGTCCACCCTGATGTACAAGGTATAACCTTGCATGTAGCACAACAACTCCATCCACATGGTTCATCACCTCATTTAATCGGTTAGTGGCAACCTTCAAAAAGATTTTTAAACTGATATGGATGCAAATCGGTTAATATTTGTTGAATACAACTTGCACCCTTAGACCACGATCTAGCTAACTCATGTACTATGTTCAACCCCCAACCTTACAACGTATGAAACATGTACTACTTCTTCTCCGTTCGTGTTTTCTCTGGCTATCAGTTACAATTCTCAAGATTTAAATCATCAATTAACATGTCCATGTCAAACTCAAAAGCCTCAGGCCCGGTGGCTATTCCAGACGCCACCGCCCTACCACAACAACTACACCATTCAGTGATGCCCGGGTGTCCAAAACCAAGAAAACAACGGCAAGCATTTCTACAGATGAGAACACCACTACCTAACCCTTCTGCTGCAATGTGTGCAAGCTTCACGCCTCCTGATCTGCACCTGTAATAAGTGCGGTACTGATCCCCTGCATAATCTTAACACATCTACATTAATGTTTTCCTACATACTACTCTAATCATTGAGCTACTCCAAGTAATCAGCTGTAGCGTCACAACACGCATCAGTGATGACTCTTCATAAATACCATGGCACATGCATGGATTGAAATGTTGATCCAAATGTTCGATGTTGATCCAAATGTTAAGAAACATGACTCCACAGCATGCTGGAAGGTTTGCTTGGTCTAATTTAACAGTAGTATTACAAGAATATAAACCACTCCAGTGATCACTAGTTCAGGTATGGCATAGCTAAGCTAGCTCGTTTTTCTAGCAAAGATATTCATAGGCATCGCCGAGGGTTTAAGGTTTAGGGAACATGCATCGACACGCATGGTGGTAATCGTTGCGATAATGTCAAAAGCTTGCAGCAAGAAAGATTATTCCAGAAGCATGCTGTGCTGTTGGAGCCACTCCTGAATGGCAGAACGGAGATTGTGATTGGGGATGAGCTCCATGTGTTTAAGTGGCTTGTTGCTCAACATCGATCTCTTATTCTCTTTAAGCCATCTCCGGTTTTCATGATCTCCTTCGTAGGTGAATCCATCTGCATCAAAGTGAGGATCCTTCATGATTTCCTGAAATGATGACAACAGATGATTGGTCACAAGATAAAAGAGCTACAAGTAGAGTTCCTAGAAATACACGAAACAAAAGACACACTCAAGTCATTCACTGTTGTCATCTATTTATGTGCTCCTGAGTAGGGAAAAAGCATAAAAATCCTTTCTACTCACATGAGTTATAGGACAGATGAAATGTGACGGTATGATGCTTTCAGCCCGCACCGAACTCGAAGATGAAGGTGAAGGTAACATTGCGACATCCCTCATGGTCTCAACTGCTGTCCAGAGCTCGCCTAAAAGAATAGGACGATGCCTGTTGTTTGGCTCAGTGCAACTGAGAGCAATTTCTGCTAACTGCAGGACGTGCAAAAAAGGCCACTCTCCGGCTGAGGCATCAACTACAGAATTCAGGTCATCTTGCTTCTTAGCATCATCCACAATCTTCCTTAGACCAATATGAGGCTTTCGAGTTAAAAGGCGCAGGACTACAATTCCAAAACAATAGACATCAcagtgaggtatcatcttcccagtGACAAGATATTCTGGGTCCATATATGTACGGTCCTCAGCAGGTTGCTCAGTGTTTTTGCCCTTGGACTGGATTAGTAGATGAGAAATGCCAAAGTCACTAAGCTTAGAGACTAAGTTAGCATCAAGGAGAATGTTGGCTGGCTGAAGATCACCATGAAAAACTGGCTCAGGTTTGTTCTCATGCAGAAAGATCAAAGCTGAACATATCTCAGCAATAATACGAATGCGAATCTTCCATGTTAGTGTTCACCTCTTATCCTCACATGAAAGAAAATCTTCAAGACTACCATTTGGCAAGAACTCAAAGACAAGCGTCGATGACTCTGTGCATGCTCCTAGCATATTTACCAGGTTGGGGTGTCTCACTCTATTATAGATACCAACCTGCAATATAAATCCAAAACAAATTATTTATAACTAGTCTAATTTATTCAAGTTTCAGTTTTGACAGAAAATAAGCAAGGCATCACCAACTTTTTCTAGCATGACTTAGGCAAAATAAACTTCAGAGGGAGTTCAGTAAAACTACCTCTTGTTCAAACTGTGAGTGTCCTTGAGCATCATGTCTCAGCACCTTTATTGCAACTTCCATGTTCTGCAGGACACCTCGGTACACAGAGGCAAACCCACATTCTCTGAACTTCATTGAAGTACTGAAATTTTCTGTTGCGTGCTTTAGTTCAGCTAATGAGAACTGGTAGCACATCGACGTACCTCTCCGGCATAATTTTTTTACCTCTTTGAGTGTAGTATCTCGTTCCTTTAGCGAGACATCATGCTTGGACTGAAGCTGGTTATATCGCTCCTTGGATTCAGTGAGCTGATGTTGCAAATTCAAACTATGCTCATTGACCTTCTGAAGTTCCTCACTATGAAACTTTTTTGACTCCAAAAGCTGATGTTCAACATGCTCAATATGCTTATTAGCTTTCTGTATCTCATTAGcaacttcatcttgtcctgctatAACTTGTTGCATATCTTGTAGCATTTTGGAAAGATGTTCCTCTATTTCTTTCTTATGTTGAACATGGTTTGCCTCTGATGTCCTGGCCTGCAGAAATCACACACTTACATTCAAATGAATGTCCGAATGCCAATCTCTCTGTTCGGATTATTGAGAGCAAATAATTAGTCACTACGCGTAATAAAACTCAACCAGATAGTTTTGAAGTGGTAAAGTTTAACTAGTAATTAGAAGGTTTTCATTGAGCTGTGCTTCATGTACACCATACATACTATTTAAGATTTCTAAGTGGTACTTTTAAAGTTTATCTACTAATTAGAAGGGTTTCATTGCCAGTCAAGAAACAATTTCAGAGTCACAGTGAACCATACATGCAagaaatgtactccctccgttcctaaatataagactttttagagattgtactataaactacatacggatgtatatagacatattttagagtatagattcactcattttgctccgtatgtagtcttttagtgaaatacctaaaaggtcttatatttttgaACGGAGGGCGTATGTGGAAAAATTAAACAGAAACAAATGATGATGAAAGACTTGTCGCAAGGAAATAAACTAGACTAACCAAAATGTCTTCTATATCCTCAGGCCCAACACCACCGCCTTTAGACTT harbors:
- the LOC123408215 gene encoding putative pentatricopeptide repeat-containing protein At3g15200; this encodes MPAAPAYAVLASAFRTRNPIYVHRWFAVFGWCMPTVRQNVSEVLPDAVFPPSFRPSIVPRGYVLGSPRLCHTSTSGDSLDVHVGEVLRVLKSCDADADFSKDLCRFADEIDGDVVLKVLQKQRSNWQVALLFFTWAAGLPTYEHGPRIYIEMLDILGWMKKVRLMRQLFDEIPEQRRGLVVTNRMFDVLLKRYAGARKVQEAIEIFYKINDYGFEVDLVGFHILLMSLCRYKHVEEAEALFLQKKDEFPPIIKSWNIILNGWCVKGSLPDAKRVWNEIIASKLKLDLFTYGTFINALTKANSYPLNTKVLKSRHKSGFWSILSR